One genomic segment of Buchnera aphidicola (Chaitoregma tattakana) includes these proteins:
- the infA gene encoding translation initiation factor IF-1, producing MIKEKQIETQGTVIETLPNTMFRVKLENGHKIIAHISGKMRKNYIRILTGDKVTIEMTPYDIDKGRIIFRSR from the coding sequence ATGATAAAAGAAAAGCAAATAGAAACACAAGGAACTGTTATAGAAACTTTACCAAATACGATGTTTAGAGTAAAATTAGAAAATGGACATAAAATAATTGCTCATATATCTGGCAAAATGAGAAAAAATTATATAAGAATACTTACAGGTGATAAAGTTACTATAGAAATGACCCCTTATGATATAGATAAAGGAAGAATAATTTTTAGAAGTAGATAA
- the aspS gene encoding aspartate--tRNA ligase encodes MRTEYCGKISKKYINKQVSLCGWVTKIKNFGHFLFFYFEDIKGEIQIILKENYKKNVHKIKNGFCLNIVGIVKNRSTKNINKNIPLGDIEIHIKKIKILSKSKEMPIDILQRNKSKRTLKYRYLDLRTKKIQKNLLIRSKVILIIHKFMQKKDFIHIETPIITKSTPEGARDYIIPSRNHIGKFYALPQSPQIFKQLIMISRFDKYYQIAKCFRDEDLRTNRQPEFTQIDIELSFSNEKKIKKIIESLIYTIWKKVCKIKLKNFPEITYKESIKKYGTDSPDIRNPLEITDFTKFFTHSKIKEKILNRKILGIHISYKIKLNLNCIKKYIELIKSYNIKNVLYIVVSKKKINKIKISKNITLDKTIFKNIIIHMKLLENDIIILSNSKNDKIYKIFGIILKKIATDYNLINKNSYKPIWIKEFPMFKKDKKGNLTSVHHPFTSPKENSIKKIQKNPEAIFSRSYDLVINGKEIGGGSVRIHNVKTQKLIFKILNFSKKNQKRKFGFFLDALQYGPPPHSGIALGLDRIIMMLTKSSDIKDVIAFPKTASAACKTTNAPDKISNKFLKDLHIKIEKYK; translated from the coding sequence ATGAGAACAGAATATTGTGGGAAAATTTCTAAAAAATATATAAATAAACAAGTATCTTTATGTGGATGGGTTACAAAAATAAAAAATTTTGGACATTTTTTGTTTTTTTATTTTGAAGACATAAAAGGAGAAATACAAATAATATTAAAAGAAAATTATAAAAAAAATGTTCATAAAATAAAAAATGGATTTTGCTTAAATATAGTAGGAATTGTAAAAAACAGATCTACAAAAAATATAAATAAAAACATCCCATTGGGAGATATAGAAATACACATAAAGAAAATAAAAATCTTAAGCAAGTCTAAAGAAATGCCTATAGATATATTACAAAGAAACAAAAGTAAAAGAACATTAAAATATAGATACCTAGATTTGCGAACAAAAAAAATACAAAAAAACTTACTTATTAGAAGTAAAGTTATTTTAATAATACATAAATTTATGCAAAAAAAAGATTTTATACATATAGAAACGCCTATAATAACAAAATCTACCCCAGAAGGAGCTAGAGATTATATAATTCCTAGTAGAAATCATATAGGAAAATTTTATGCTTTACCTCAATCACCTCAAATATTTAAACAACTAATAATGATATCTAGATTTGATAAATATTATCAAATCGCTAAATGCTTTAGAGACGAAGACTTAAGAACTAACAGACAACCAGAATTCACACAAATAGACATAGAACTATCATTTTCAAATGAAAAAAAAATAAAAAAAATTATAGAAAGCTTGATATATACAATTTGGAAAAAAGTTTGTAAAATAAAGCTAAAAAACTTCCCTGAAATTACATATAAAGAATCTATAAAAAAATATGGTACTGATAGTCCAGATATTAGAAATCCATTAGAAATTACAGATTTTACAAAATTTTTTACACACAGTAAAATTAAAGAAAAAATACTAAATAGAAAAATTTTAGGAATACATATATCTTATAAAATAAAATTAAACTTAAACTGTATAAAAAAATATATAGAATTAATAAAAAGTTATAATATAAAAAATGTATTGTATATTGTAGTATCTAAAAAAAAAATTAATAAAATTAAAATCAGCAAAAATATAACATTAGATAAAACAATTTTTAAAAATATTATTATACACATGAAACTTTTAGAAAATGATATAATAATATTATCAAATAGTAAAAATGATAAAATTTATAAAATATTTGGTATAATTCTTAAAAAAATTGCTACAGATTATAATTTAATAAACAAAAATTCTTATAAGCCTATATGGATTAAAGAATTTCCTATGTTTAAAAAAGATAAAAAAGGAAACCTTACTTCTGTACATCATCCATTTACATCACCAAAAGAAAACTCTATAAAAAAAATACAAAAAAATCCTGAAGCAATTTTTTCAAGATCTTATGATCTTGTAATTAATGGAAAGGAAATAGGAGGAGGGTCTGTTAGAATACATAATGTTAAAACACAAAAACTAATATTTAAAATACTAAATTTTTCTAAAAAAAATCAAAAAAGAAAGTTCGGTTTTTTTTTAGATGCATTACAATATGGGCCTCCTCCACACTCTGGAATAGCTTTGGGACTAGATAGAATAATAATGATGTTAACAAAAAGTTCTGATATAAAGGATGTAATTGCATTTCCAAAAACTGCATCAGCTGCATGCAAAACAACTAATGCACCAGATAAAATAAGTAACAAATTTTTAAAAGATCTACATATAAAAATAGAAAAATATAAATAA
- the pyk gene encoding pyruvate kinase, whose translation MFNMLKRTKIIATMGPATSNIQILEKMIINGVNVFRLNFSHGNNTEHLKLIKMLFYLRRKTNCNIGILGDLQGPKIRISKFFKHKVFLKKNSIFTLDYSLKNKHGNEHKVGFNYKNLYKDVSIGDTLLLDDGKISLEVKFIRPYKIFTKVITGGLLLNNKGINKLGGGLSAQSLTSKDKQDIIFSSKMQLDYLAVSFPKSYKDINIVRNLVNAYRAKIKIIAKIERAEVVNNSVVMNKIIASSDAVMVARGDLGVEICNSELAIAQKKIIKNSMKLNKVIITATQMMESMIVEPNPTRAEVMDISNAILDGTDAVMLSAETASGKYPLETVFQMNKICIGTEKIFKQKFFKAILKKEKDINETISSSAIYIANNIKYVSAVATISESENAFLISSRTFSKTPIFSFSNNKKVLNYISLYKSIVPIYLKKKYYKVHLEKKVIKILLKKKFVKKRDLIVIFKSGFGLKEDQRFSIKILKV comes from the coding sequence ATGTTTAATATGTTGAAAAGAACTAAAATAATAGCAACTATGGGTCCTGCTACAAGTAATATACAAATTTTAGAAAAAATGATTATTAATGGTGTAAATGTTTTTAGATTAAATTTTTCTCATGGTAATAACACAGAACATTTAAAATTAATAAAGATGTTGTTTTACTTAAGAAGAAAAACAAATTGTAATATAGGTATTTTAGGTGATTTACAAGGGCCTAAAATAAGAATATCAAAATTTTTTAAACACAAAGTTTTTTTAAAAAAAAATAGTATTTTTACATTAGATTATAGTTTAAAAAACAAACATGGAAATGAACACAAAGTAGGATTTAACTATAAAAATTTGTATAAAGATGTATCTATAGGAGATACTTTATTGTTAGATGATGGAAAAATTTCTTTAGAAGTTAAGTTTATTAGACCATATAAAATATTTACCAAAGTAATAACAGGAGGTTTATTACTTAACAATAAAGGTATAAATAAATTAGGTGGTGGGCTTTCTGCTCAGTCGTTAACTAGTAAAGATAAACAAGACATAATATTTTCTTCTAAAATGCAGTTAGATTATTTAGCTGTATCTTTTCCAAAATCTTATAAAGATATAAATATAGTAAGAAATTTAGTTAATGCTTATCGTGCAAAAATAAAAATAATTGCTAAGATAGAAAGAGCTGAAGTAGTTAACAATTCTGTAGTAATGAATAAAATAATTGCTTCTTCAGATGCTGTTATGGTCGCTAGAGGAGATTTAGGTGTAGAAATATGCAACTCTGAATTAGCTATAGCCCAAAAAAAAATTATTAAAAATTCTATGAAGTTAAATAAAGTTATTATTACTGCAACACAAATGATGGAGTCTATGATTGTTGAGCCAAATCCTACTAGAGCAGAAGTAATGGATATTTCTAATGCAATTTTAGATGGTACTGATGCAGTGATGCTTTCAGCTGAGACTGCATCAGGTAAATATCCATTAGAAACTGTGTTTCAAATGAACAAAATATGTATAGGTACAGAAAAAATATTTAAACAAAAATTTTTTAAAGCAATTTTAAAAAAAGAAAAAGATATTAATGAGACTATATCTTCTTCTGCAATATATATTGCAAATAATATTAAGTATGTTTCTGCAGTAGCAACAATATCTGAATCTGAAAATGCATTTTTAATTAGTTCAAGAACTTTTTCTAAAACACCTATTTTTTCTTTTTCTAATAATAAAAAAGTTTTAAATTATATTTCTCTTTATAAAAGTATCGTTCCAATTTATTTAAAAAAAAAATATTATAAAGTACACTTAGAAAAAAAAGTTATAAAAATATTGTTAAAAAAAAAGTTTGTTAAGAAACGAGATTTAATTGTAATTTTTAAATCAGGATTCGGATTGAAAGAAGACCAAAGATTTTCAATTAAAATTTTAAAAGTTTAA
- the zwf gene encoding glucose-6-phosphate dehydrogenase encodes MNYENCDFVIFGAKGDLSQRKLIPALYKLDKKKILHKETKIIGVGRAEWSQEKFSKIIKQSLKKFLKENIKKTIWKIFKKRLSFCNLDVNDTKNFLKLKKKLNNNKIIINYFAIPSDSYTKICRGLFKFSLNLKNSRIVLEKPIGNSLKTSRKINKKIGKYFKESQIFRIDHYLGKDTIINLLYFRFANSIFYKYWNNKGIDHVQITIAENIGIEGRSKYFDNTGQMKDMVQNHMLQILSIITMNEPKKIDSNSIRQEKIKILKSLKYIKENEINKKTSIGQYSNGKINNIKVKSYKKEIVDKPNSNTETFVAIRADINNKTWNGVPFYLRTGKRLPKKCSKIVIVFKNTTAKIFKNLSKSMNNKLIIYLEPNEGICLKFINKVPDLNKKCILKKLKMNFTYSENFEKKTIPDPYEKLLLECIIGDQSLFVHIDEVEQSWKWIDNITKIWKKNSKISELYESGTWGPSKSKKIIERDGRKWI; translated from the coding sequence ATGAATTATGAAAATTGCGATTTTGTAATTTTTGGAGCTAAAGGTGATTTATCACAAAGAAAGCTTATTCCCGCATTATATAAGTTGGATAAAAAAAAAATTTTACACAAGGAAACCAAAATTATTGGTGTTGGCAGAGCAGAATGGAGCCAAGAAAAATTTTCTAAAATTATAAAACAGTCTTTAAAAAAATTTTTAAAAGAAAACATAAAAAAAACTATTTGGAAAATATTTAAAAAAAGACTTTCTTTTTGTAATCTCGATGTAAATGATACTAAAAACTTTTTAAAGTTAAAAAAAAAATTAAATAATAATAAAATTATAATTAACTATTTTGCAATACCATCAGACTCATATACTAAAATTTGTAGAGGTTTATTTAAATTTAGTCTAAATTTAAAAAATTCTAGAATAGTTTTAGAAAAACCAATAGGAAATTCTTTAAAAACATCAAGAAAAATAAATAAAAAAATTGGAAAATATTTCAAAGAATCACAAATATTTAGAATAGATCATTACTTAGGAAAAGATACAATAATAAACTTATTATATTTCAGATTCGCAAATTCAATATTTTATAAATATTGGAACAATAAAGGTATAGATCATGTTCAGATTACTATAGCAGAAAATATAGGAATAGAAGGAAGATCAAAATACTTTGATAACACTGGACAGATGAAAGATATGGTTCAAAACCATATGTTACAAATACTTAGTATAATAACTATGAATGAGCCTAAAAAAATTGATTCTAATAGTATTAGGCAAGAAAAAATAAAAATATTAAAAAGTCTAAAATATATTAAAGAAAACGAAATAAATAAAAAAACCTCAATTGGTCAATATTCTAATGGTAAAATAAATAATATAAAAGTAAAGTCTTATAAAAAAGAAATTGTAGATAAACCAAATAGTAATACAGAAACTTTTGTAGCAATAAGAGCTGATATAAATAACAAAACTTGGAATGGAGTACCTTTCTACTTAAGAACTGGTAAGAGGCTCCCTAAAAAATGTTCTAAAATAGTAATAGTATTCAAAAACACAACAGCAAAAATTTTTAAAAATTTATCTAAATCTATGAATAATAAACTTATAATATATTTAGAGCCAAATGAAGGAATATGTTTGAAATTTATTAACAAAGTTCCTGATTTAAACAAAAAATGTATTTTAAAAAAATTAAAAATGAATTTTACATATTCAGAAAACTTTGAAAAAAAAACTATTCCTGATCCATATGAAAAGCTACTTTTAGAATGCATTATAGGTGACCAATCTTTATTTGTACACATAGATGAAGTGGAGCAATCATGGAAATGGATAGATAATATAACTAAAATTTGGAAAAAAAATTCTAAAATATCAGAATTATACGAATCAGGAACATGGGGTCCTAGTAAGTCAAAAAAAATTATTGAAAGAGATGGAAGAAAATGGATTTAA
- the cspE gene encoding transcription antiterminator/RNA stability regulator CspE, with product MAKIKGQVKWFNESKGFGFITPEDGSKDVFVHFSSIQSEGFKTLSEGQNVEFEIQDGQKGPAAVNVSSI from the coding sequence ATGGCAAAGATTAAAGGTCAAGTTAAGTGGTTCAACGAATCTAAAGGTTTTGGTTTCATTACACCGGAAGATGGAAGTAAAGATGTATTTGTGCATTTTTCTTCTATACAAAGTGAAGGATTTAAGACTTTATCAGAAGGACAAAATGTAGAGTTTGAAATTCAAGATGGTCAAAAAGGTCCAGCTGCTGTTAATGTGTCTTCGATATAA
- a CDS encoding TerC family protein, whose product MEIILDPSNWAGLLTLIVLEITLGIDNLLFITIISNKLPPQQRDKARIIGLSIALCIRLMLLCLISWITTLSHTIIQIRGYCFSSKDIILFLGGIFLLFKAITELHERLDHKKNIKIENKTYTSFWFVIFQIILLDVIFSLDSVITSLGVVNKISMMILSMIIAMIIMLYAAKVITKFINKHPTIVLLCISFLLMIGLSLIAESTGFIIPKGYLYTAVSFSMLIELFNQIARRNFLKYQSNLPMRKRLATIIIKLMTKKQKNKFNFTDSKKQNNYIIQNKKENEVFEDEERYMMQGVLTLAGRSIRSIMTPRGEISWVNSEQKNSKIRSKLLKSPHSLFPVCKGELDKIIGVVRAKEMLIALEKKKDILEFSSKTSPIIIPDTLDPINLLKILRKSKGNFVIVTNEFGAVQGLITPLDVLEAIAGEFPDADETPDVIEEKNSWLAKGNTDLHSLEQLLNVNKLVDKEAKCASLAGLLISNTGNIPNPGKTIKINELKFTILKSNRYQIKLVRIKKIK is encoded by the coding sequence ATGGAGATAATTTTAGATCCGTCTAATTGGGCCGGTCTATTAACTTTAATTGTTTTAGAAATTACATTAGGTATAGATAATTTATTATTTATTACAATTATATCAAACAAATTACCTCCACAACAACGAGATAAAGCTAGAATAATAGGACTAAGTATAGCATTATGTATAAGATTAATGTTATTATGTTTAATATCCTGGATTACTACTTTAAGTCATACTATTATACAAATAAGAGGATATTGTTTTTCAAGTAAAGATATAATACTATTTTTAGGAGGAATTTTTTTACTTTTTAAAGCAATAACGGAGCTACATGAAAGATTGGATCACAAAAAAAATATTAAAATAGAAAATAAAACATACACTAGTTTTTGGTTTGTAATATTTCAAATAATTTTATTAGACGTAATATTTTCTTTAGATTCAGTTATTACATCTTTAGGAGTAGTAAATAAAATATCTATGATGATATTATCTATGATAATTGCAATGATAATAATGTTATATGCTGCTAAAGTGATAACAAAATTTATAAACAAACATCCAACAATAGTTCTGTTATGTATAAGCTTTCTGTTGATGATTGGATTAAGTCTAATAGCCGAATCTACTGGTTTCATTATACCTAAAGGTTACTTATATACTGCTGTATCTTTTTCTATGTTAATAGAATTATTTAATCAAATAGCTAGAAGAAATTTTTTAAAATATCAATCTAACTTACCAATGAGAAAAAGATTAGCTACAATAATAATTAAACTAATGACAAAAAAACAAAAAAATAAGTTTAATTTTACAGATAGTAAAAAACAAAATAATTATATCATTCAGAACAAAAAAGAAAACGAAGTATTTGAAGATGAAGAAAGATATATGATGCAAGGAGTATTAACTTTAGCAGGAAGATCAATAAGAAGCATAATGACTCCAAGAGGAGAAATTTCTTGGGTTAATTCGGAACAAAAAAATAGTAAAATTAGATCTAAATTATTAAAAAGCCCTCATAGTCTTTTTCCTGTATGTAAAGGAGAATTGGACAAAATTATTGGAGTTGTAAGAGCTAAAGAAATGTTAATAGCTTTAGAAAAAAAAAAAGACATATTAGAATTTTCTTCTAAAACTTCTCCTATAATAATACCAGACACTCTAGATCCAATAAATTTATTAAAAATATTAAGAAAATCTAAAGGAAATTTTGTAATAGTAACAAATGAATTCGGTGCAGTACAAGGATTAATTACTCCTTTAGATGTATTAGAAGCTATTGCTGGTGAGTTTCCAGATGCAGATGAAACACCAGATGTAATAGAAGAGAAAAATAGTTGGTTAGCTAAAGGCAATACTGATTTACATTCTTTAGAACAGCTTTTAAATGTGAACAAATTAGTAGATAAAGAAGCAAAATGTGCATCTTTAGCTGGACTATTAATATCAAATACAGGAAATATACCTAACCCAGGAAAAACCATTAAAATAAATGAGTTAAAATTTACTATTCTTAAATCAAACAGATATCAAATAAAATTAGTACGAATAAAAAAAATAAAATAA
- the tsaB gene encoding tRNA (adenosine(37)-N6)-threonylcarbamoyltransferase complex dimerization subunit type 1 TsaB, which translates to MKKKTILSLDSSYNSCSVALQINKKLDFIFDKCENNYEEKIFPMIKKIIKRNYITPYNLDIIAYSNGPGSFSGIRLSASISQSFFFNKKVQLISISSLKIIAENCWKKYKKKKLIILIKKKNKNFFYGKYYRKKNGIWKKKNSEKLINIKEVIRKILKCKNITISGNFCKKELKKELYKKKYKIKICYFLIKFPNAKYTISIVKKILKNTVYRKNLEKKLLYL; encoded by the coding sequence ATGAAAAAAAAAACTATTTTATCATTAGATAGTTCTTATAATAGCTGTTCAGTCGCTTTACAAATTAATAAAAAGTTAGATTTTATATTTGATAAGTGCGAAAATAATTATGAAGAGAAAATATTTCCAATGATAAAAAAAATAATAAAAAGAAATTATATTACACCATATAATTTAGATATAATTGCATATTCAAATGGTCCAGGTAGCTTTTCTGGAATAAGATTATCTGCTAGCATATCGCAGAGTTTTTTTTTTAATAAAAAAGTACAATTAATATCTATATCTTCATTAAAAATTATAGCAGAAAATTGTTGGAAAAAATACAAAAAAAAAAAATTGATAATATTAATTAAAAAAAAAAATAAAAACTTTTTTTATGGAAAATATTATAGAAAAAAAAATGGTATTTGGAAAAAAAAAAACTCAGAAAAATTAATTAATATAAAAGAAGTTATAAGAAAAATTCTTAAATGTAAAAATATTACTATATCTGGAAATTTTTGTAAAAAAGAATTAAAAAAAGAATTATACAAAAAAAAATATAAAATAAAAATATGTTATTTTTTAATAAAATTTCCAAATGCAAAATATACAATTAGTATTGTAAAAAAAATTTTGAAAAATACAGTATATAGAAAAAATTTAGAAAAAAAATTATTATATCTATAA
- the minE gene encoding cell division topological specificity factor MinE, whose product MSFLYFFYSNKKNSANIAKKRLSYVISEDGKNNLHINYLNNLKNDILIVVRKYLKVDSKTCNIEVNEKKNKSFYILEFNVKFFKKR is encoded by the coding sequence ATGTCATTTTTATATTTTTTTTATTCTAATAAAAAAAACTCTGCTAATATTGCAAAAAAAAGACTTAGTTATGTTATTTCTGAAGATGGAAAAAATAATTTACACATAAATTATTTAAATAATTTAAAAAACGATATTTTAATAGTTGTACGAAAATATCTGAAAGTAGATTCTAAAACTTGTAATATAGAAGTAAACGAAAAAAAAAATAAAAGTTTTTATATACTAGAATTTAATGTAAAATTTTTTAAAAAAAGATAA
- the minD gene encoding septum site-determining protein MinD encodes MTRIVVVTSGKGGVGKTTSSASIAVGLAQFGYKTVVIDFDIGLRNLDLIMGCERRVVYDFVNVLNNDISIKQALIKDKRINNLYILPASQTRDKSVLTKKSVYTVFKKLSNMNFEFVICDSPAGIENGAMISIYFADDAIIITNPEISSVRDSDRMLGIISSTSKRSESGEKPVLEHLILTRYDRDRVKKGQMLSIEDVLEILKIPLIGIIPEDISVLNSSNKGIPVILDKGSISGKSYKDTVRRFLGEKISMKFYKEEKSFLKWLFWR; translated from the coding sequence ATGACTAGAATAGTAGTAGTTACTTCAGGAAAAGGCGGTGTAGGAAAAACAACTTCTAGTGCTTCTATTGCTGTAGGATTAGCACAATTTGGATATAAAACTGTAGTTATAGATTTTGACATAGGATTAAGAAATCTAGATTTGATTATGGGCTGTGAAAGAAGGGTAGTATATGATTTTGTAAACGTATTGAATAATGATATTTCTATAAAACAAGCGTTAATAAAAGATAAAAGAATAAATAATCTGTATATATTACCCGCCTCTCAAACTAGAGACAAAAGTGTTCTAACAAAAAAATCTGTGTATACAGTTTTTAAAAAGTTGTCGAATATGAATTTTGAATTTGTAATTTGTGATTCTCCAGCAGGAATAGAAAACGGAGCTATGATATCTATATATTTTGCTGATGATGCTATTATAATTACTAATCCAGAGATTTCATCTGTTAGAGATTCAGATAGAATGTTGGGAATAATTTCCTCTACTTCTAAAAGATCTGAATCTGGAGAAAAACCGGTTTTAGAACATTTGATATTAACTAGATATGATCGAGATAGAGTAAAAAAAGGACAGATGCTAAGTATAGAAGATGTATTAGAGATTTTAAAAATACCTTTAATAGGAATAATACCAGAAGACATTTCTGTATTAAATTCGTCTAATAAAGGTATTCCAGTAATTTTAGATAAAGGATCTATTTCTGGTAAATCTTATAAAGATACCGTAAGAAGATTTTTAGGAGAAAAAATTTCTATGAAATTTTATAAGGAAGAAAAAAGTTTTTTAAAATGGTTATTTTGGAGATAG
- the minC gene encoding septum site-determining protein MinC, translated as MNKHILEFYGKNFTLLVLNLYRYNLKYFKNYLKKKIQEFPNILEKSPIVINIIYNIQLTDWLLIKDLVLFFKFKIIGFSGCKNNNLKDYIINSGIPYLNIKNKGFFHDLRKNSNKKYVNSCKDKYVKTITISYPIRSGQKIYSKNSDLVIINNVSHGAEIISNGNIHVYGILRGKAIAGSLGDLSSKIFCKICFPELIAIYSNYWLYDKIPKEIIGCSSYFFLKNNSLCAKKL; from the coding sequence ATGAATAAACATATTTTGGAATTTTATGGTAAAAATTTTACTTTATTGGTGTTAAATCTATATCGATATAATTTAAAATATTTTAAAAATTATTTAAAAAAAAAAATTCAAGAGTTTCCAAATATTCTTGAAAAATCTCCTATAGTAATAAATATTATTTATAACATACAACTTACTGATTGGTTATTAATAAAAGATTTAGTATTATTTTTTAAGTTTAAAATTATAGGATTTTCTGGTTGCAAAAATAACAATCTTAAAGATTATATAATTAATTCTGGAATACCTTATTTAAATATTAAAAATAAAGGGTTTTTTCACGATTTAAGAAAAAATAGTAATAAAAAATATGTTAATTCTTGTAAAGATAAATATGTTAAAACAATAACAATAAGTTATCCAATTAGATCTGGACAAAAGATTTATTCAAAAAATTCTGATTTAGTAATAATAAATAATGTTAGTCATGGAGCAGAAATAATATCTAATGGTAATATACATGTATATGGAATATTGAGAGGAAAAGCTATAGCTGGATCTTTAGGTGATTTATCTTCTAAAATTTTTTGTAAAATTTGTTTTCCTGAATTAATAGCTATTTATAGTAATTACTGGCTGTATGATAAAATACCTAAAGAAATTATAGGATGTTCTTCTTATTTTTTTTTAAAAAATAATAGTTTGTGTGCAAAAAAGTTATAA